A segment of the Streptomyces sp. ITFR-21 genome:
GGCGGTAGATCGTGCCGGTCCCGACGCCGGCCCTGGCGGCGATGTCCCATACCGGTGCCTCGACCCCCGACGTGACGAAGATCGCGGCGGCGGCGTCGAGCAGGTCCTCCTCGTTGCGCCGGGCGTCGGCCCGCCTGGGCCGGGCCGCGTGCCCCGCGCCGCTCCCACCGCTCCCACCGCTCCCGCTGTCGTCGTCCACCGTGCCGCTCTCCCCCTGCTGGGTCCGCTCTCCAGGCGGCGTTCCCCACCACCAATCGGAACGAAGTTCCGCTTGGGTCGTGATGCCAGAGCGGCGGCCGGCGGACCAACGCCCGCGGCCCCGGCCACGGATCGGCGCGATCCGCCACCGACCGGCCGGCGACCGGCCGGCGACCGGCCACCGACCGGCCGGCGTGCGCCCGTCGTGCGGGCGGCGGGCGGCGCCCGTCGTGCAGGCGGCGGGACCGGCCGGGGCGGCCCGGGGCAGCCCGGTCTTGACAAGAGCGCCCACCTGGCACGTACGTTCGTTCCGCACCAACTGTGACACGGCCTCGGGGCCCGGCTCGGCTTGTCGAAGCCGTGGGCTCCGCGGGCCGTGCGCCGCGGCGCCGTCGGGCGCCGGCGACAGGTCGACGGGAGTCACACCGTGAGGGCATCGCACGTCGGACCGGTCGGGGCCGCGGTTCCGCTGCCGGTCCGGACGAAGCGCCGGCACGTCGACCTCTGCCGCACCCACGCCGCCCTCTGTCGCTGACGGTCCGCGCCGGTCTGCCCCGGGCGGCCCGCGCCGCTCCCGTTTCCCCCGTTTCCCCTTCCCCGGCAGGCCCGCGTGCCCGTGGCGCCGCCCGGCCAAACCCGGTCCGGCGTGCCGGAACTGTTCGTTCACCCCGAGCAATCCCCCGCCCCGAGACACCGGCGATGCCCGCGGCGTCGGCGAGAATGGACGAGTTGTGAGCGCGAAGCGCCCCAGGACGCTGAAAACCGTCACCGGAGCCGGTGGCACGTCGGAGACCTACGACCTGGCGATCGACCCCACCAGGTCCACGCTGGACACCGCCGTACGGGTGGCGAAGCTCGCCGAGGCCGCGAGGATCGACGCCCTGTTCACCGCCGACCTGCTCAGCTTCGGCGCCCAGGGGGCGATCGGGTCGCAGGAACCGCTGGTCTTCGTCTCGGCGCTGAGCCAGGTGACGTCGCGGATCGGCCTGATCGCCACGGTCTCCAGCACGTTCCACCATCCGTTCAACCTGGCCCGGCTGTTCGGCACCCTCGACCACGTCAGCAACGGGCGGGCCGCCTGGAACCTGGTGACCTCCTCGATCGGCGAGGAGAACTTCGGCCCCGGCGAACTGCCCAGCCCGGAGGAGCGCTACGCGCGCGCCGCGGAGACGCTGGAGGTGGTCAACGCGCTGTGGGACAGCTGGGAGCCGGGCGCGCTGACCGTCGGCGCGGACGGCAAGGCGGTGCTGCACCCCGCCCGGGTACGCCCCATCCACCACTCCGGCCGGTTCTTCACCGTGGCGGGTCCGCTGAACATCCCACCGCTGCCGCAGCGCCGCCCGGTGCAGATCCAGGCCGGGCAGTCCGCGGCGGGTACCGCCCTGGGCGCGCGCTACGCCGAGATCGTCTTCACCTCGCTGCCCACCCTCGACATCGCGGCGGACTTCACCCGCACGATCCGGGCCCAGGCCGGGCAACTCGGCCGGCCCGGCGGCCTGCCGCTGATCTTCAGCTCGCTGCACGCCACGTACGGCGCCACGGAGGAGGAGGCACAGCGGCTCGTACGCGAGCGCCGCGAGGCGATCGACTTCGAACGCGGGCGCGCCCTGGTGGCCGACATGCTCGGCGGCGGAGTCGACCTGGCGGACCTCCCGCTCGACGAGAAGCTGCCGGAGAGCCTGCTGCCCGACGTCACCTCGGTGAACCGCCGGCGCGGTCGGGTCGACATCTTCGCCGGCTACGCGCGGCAGGGCTACACGCTGCGCGAACTCGTCATCGCCGCCCAGGACACCGGGCACTGGGCCGTCGCGGGCACCCCCGAGCAGCTCGCCGACGCCGTCGAGGAGCGCTTCCGGGCCGGCGTCCTCGACGTGATCTCGCTCGGCGGCCTCGCCGACCCCCGGCAGCACGACTTCGCCGTCAACGGCCTGCTCCACGAGCTGCGCAAGCGGAAGATCGTCGCCCCCGACTACACCGGCACCACCCTGCGCGAGAACCTCGGCCTCGA
Coding sequences within it:
- a CDS encoding NtaA/DmoA family FMN-dependent monooxygenase (This protein belongs to a clade of FMN-dependent monooxygenases, within a broader family of flavin-dependent oxidoreductases, the luciferase-like monooxygenase (LMM) family, some of whose members use coenzyme F420 rather than FMN.), whose protein sequence is MSAKRPRTLKTVTGAGGTSETYDLAIDPTRSTLDTAVRVAKLAEAARIDALFTADLLSFGAQGAIGSQEPLVFVSALSQVTSRIGLIATVSSTFHHPFNLARLFGTLDHVSNGRAAWNLVTSSIGEENFGPGELPSPEERYARAAETLEVVNALWDSWEPGALTVGADGKAVLHPARVRPIHHSGRFFTVAGPLNIPPLPQRRPVQIQAGQSAAGTALGARYAEIVFTSLPTLDIAADFTRTIRAQAGQLGRPGGLPLIFSSLHATYGATEEEAQRLVRERREAIDFERGRALVADMLGGGVDLADLPLDEKLPESLLPDVTSVNRRRGRVDIFAGYARQGYTLRELVIAAQDTGHWAVAGTPEQLADAVEERFRAGVLDVISLGGLADPRQHDFAVNGLLHELRKRKIVAPDYTGTTLRENLGLDLPPRAGAPVPAAPAATTPR